The Salvia splendens isolate huo1 chromosome 20, SspV2, whole genome shotgun sequence nucleotide sequence TCCCCAAGAATGTAGTCCACCTACAAACACATGATCCAACCAACATGATTCAACCAACCAACCAACCCCATTCAATTGGAGATAGATAAAGAGATATGGAGATAGAAAGAGACCTGACGCTTGGCCAATCGTTTGAGCAGAGCAGGGGAGGCAGTGGTGTGGGGACATGTCACAGCGTGATTGGCGTGGCTGAGATAATTGGAGTAAGCCAAAAGCAGAAATGAAAAGGATGTGACATGCTGCATGTTACTACTCCCTGACTTGAATATCAGCCCaccttttttttcaaatcatagATTTAGTTAGTAAATTATAGGAGTAATTAAATTAGGTGTATGATTTGCATAATGGATTTATCTACCTGGTGAATACTGAATTTGATTTGATATGCCAGGTAGTATTGAGCAAATGAAGCCATCTGCATTCATCTGGAATGATCTGAGATCATTGGCTCTTCCCATTAGGACTTCCTGCATTAAATGTGTTGTTTTTTTAGTAATCCGAAATGGAATACAACTCAAGTAAGGTGGGACGGAGAGTGAAGTAAACCTTGGAAAGGAGGACGTTAATGCCAGCGTGCTTGTTGTCCCAACCGAACTCGTTGATGGTATCCCCGGCTCTTAACACAACCTCGTTCCGAACTATGTACTCACGGTACACTCTCCTCCGGGAGGCCTTGTGCAGCCACGCCGCGCCCCACAGGAGCTCGTCCTGGTAGCCATTCACGTCGCAGTAAAACGGGCACACTGCGTGCTTTAGGCTCGAACTGTAGGCTCCACGGTGTCTGTCTGCGAACTCGAACACCTTCCATGAGAAGGATAAGCCAAGATGATGTTATTTCGTTAGATAAGATAATAGTGAGATTAATATTCACATAATTTAAGTGCTACCTATTATCTGAATAAGAGATAAAGAATAAACGCGGGTCATGGAGTAGTACAATTTCAATCATGCTATGCTTTTCATATTATTTATCATCATGTTTAGCTGCCAAAAAACATGCGTTAATCACTCCTAAATTGACAGAATTTTGACGTGGATTtcttttcattaattaattaatcaatttacCAAAAATCAACCAAACACGAGTGACTGTAAACACAGTTTGCACCTCTCAACATCAGACCGGGAAACTCATTGAAAAACTCAAAAGGATGAATTAGACTAGACTGAGAGCTCTGCTCACTCACGTTAAGAAATTCTCATGCaccaaaaaaagcaaaaaaaatgtcaaacaaACTTACTTTGATCGCACGGCTGAGCAGCAGCCTCGAGTAAGCCGGATCGCGCGATCGGAAAACAATCGACGCCGCGGCGAGAGCAGCTGCAGTCTCCCCTGCCACGTCAGATCCAGGGTGATTCGCGTCGATCTTATACGCCGTTCGCAGAGTATCCATATCCTCCGGCCTCTCCCAGCAGTTATGGTCGGATAACGGATCCCCTACCTGCACGTACACGATACCGTCGTGCGCCGTCGCTTTTAACAGATAATCCGTTCCCCATTTCACCGCCTTAATCGCATTTCCGAGCTCGCTCCCCATGATTCGACCGAA carries:
- the LOC121783044 gene encoding endoglucanase 8-like, whose protein sequence is MAPNPRRLPPCFPLLSVSLFLLLLLLPRLSSASPHNYHDALCKSLLFFEGQRSGRLPPDQRLRWRKDSALHDGASAGVDLTGGYYDAGDNVKFGFPMAFTTTLLAWSVIDFGRIMGSELGNAIKAVKWGTDYLLKATAHDGIVYVQVGDPLSDHNCWERPEDMDTLRTAYKIDANHPGSDVAGETAAALAAASIVFRSRDPAYSRLLLSRAIKVFEFADRHRGAYSSSLKHAVCPFYCDVNGYQDELLWGAAWLHKASRRRVYREYIVRNEVVLRAGDTINEFGWDNKHAGINVLLSKEVLMGRANDLRSFQMNADGFICSILPGISNQIQYSPGGLIFKSGSSNMQHVTSFSFLLLAYSNYLSHANHAVTCPHTTASPALLKRLAKRQVDYILGDNPLRMSYMVGYGSRYPERIHHRGSSLPSMHAHPARIGCKEGSRYYLSPNPNPNILVGAVVGGPNSSDAFPDSRPFFQESEPTTYINAPLVGLLAYFAAHS